The genomic stretch GCGGCTGTCGATATGCCGATCACCGGCGGCGAGAGCTTCACTACCCTGGAGCAGTTCCGACCGTTCTTCGAGAAGCGCGCGTATGACATCGTTCAGCAGGATGCCGGGCTCTGCGGCATCACGGAGACCATGCGCATCGCCGAAGCCGCGCACCGACACGGGATCGACACGTGCCCGCACAGTTGGCACAACGGCTTGATGGCGATGGCGAACGCCCATTGCGTCGCGGCGCTGCCGAGACCGCGCGTGTTGGAGCTGAACCGCCATCAGGGACCTCTTCAGTGGGACATCCTGTCGCAGCGCCCCGACATCGAGGACGGATATCTCGTAATGCCGGGTGTTCCCGGTATCGGCGTCGACATCGCCGACCGGCTGGAGGAGCGGTTCCCGCACATCGCCGGAAGCTATGCGGTCGCCCTCGAGAACTGAGTGGTCTGTTTCGTAGGTATCCGTCGTGTCAACGGACGCCGTGAAGGTAGGGGCGACGCGTCGCCCCTACGAATCGGAATGGGTCTACGAAACGCACCACTGAGTCTCCGAAACACGGGCAGGATTCACGCATGGAGAAGTACGCGCCGCTCAACTTGTCGCCTGAAGAGCTCGTGGAGTACACGCCGGAGTGGAGCGGAGAGAGATTCCCCGATGGGCGTCCGCGTGTTCCCGATTCGATCCTCGAACGGATGGAGCGCGTCACGATCACGCAGGCTTGGGGCGTTCTCCAGGGCGCGGGATTCCACTGGCAGTTCGAGGGTGGTTGGGTCTGCACGCAGCCCGGAGAAACACTCGTGGGGCGCGCCGCGACGGCGCTCTACATGCCCAGACGCCCCGACATGCGGCGGATCATGGAGGAGAAGGGAGCTCGTACCGGCTGCGTGGGGGACCAGATATCGTGGCCCATCGACCGTCTCGAACCCAGCGATGTCTACATCGCGGATGTCTACGGGAAGATCGAGCAGGGACCGGTGATCGGAGACAACCTATCGACCGCGATCTACGCCAAGTCGGGACGCGGCGTCGTGCAGGACGCTGCCGTGCGCGACATCGAGGGCATCCAGGAGATGACCGGATTCGTCTGCTTCGCGCGCGGGTTCCACCCATCCTACGCATCCCCGACGATCATGCTGGTGGGCCACAACTGCCCCGTCCGCATCGGTCACGCCACGGTGATGCCGGGCGATGTAGTGCTCGGACGAGGCGACAGCGTCATCTTCGTGCCGCCGCATCTTGCGGAGACGGTCGTGCAGACGTCCGAATTGGTGACGCTCAGAGACCTGTTCGGCAAGCAGCGGCTTCGGGACGGCGCTTACAGCCCGGGTCAG from Candidatus Poribacteria bacterium encodes the following:
- a CDS encoding RraA family protein, which encodes MEKYAPLNLSPEELVEYTPEWSGERFPDGRPRVPDSILERMERVTITQAWGVLQGAGFHWQFEGGWVCTQPGETLVGRAATALYMPRRPDMRRIMEEKGARTGCVGDQISWPIDRLEPSDVYIADVYGKIEQGPVIGDNLSTAIYAKSGRGVVQDAAVRDIEGIQEMTGFVCFARGFHPSYASPTIMLVGHNCPVRIGHATVMPGDVVLGRGDSVIFVPPHLAETVVQTSELVTLRDLFGKQRLRDGAYSPGQIDARWTDGIERDFSRWLDDHRAELPVPEGAIQELLKQRTW